A stretch of Desulfobacter hydrogenophilus DNA encodes these proteins:
- a CDS encoding CBS domain-containing protein codes for MKTAKDIMEKEVISITPETDITRAVELLLNNHINGVPVVDGDGTLKGILCQSDLIFQQKTISLPPILTFLDGIIPLSSSKKLEKEMKKIAAGTVAQAMVPDPVTVTPDTPVCDIAAMMVEKHFHTIPVVQDGKLLGIVGKEDVLRTLIKS; via the coding sequence ATGAAAACAGCTAAAGATATCATGGAAAAAGAAGTCATCTCAATAACCCCGGAGACCGACATCACCCGGGCTGTAGAACTTCTGTTAAACAACCACATTAATGGTGTGCCCGTCGTGGATGGGGACGGTACCCTTAAGGGGATTCTGTGCCAGAGTGATCTTATTTTTCAGCAGAAAACCATCTCTTTGCCCCCCATACTCACCTTTCTGGACGGTATTATTCCCTTATCTTCATCCAAAAAATTAGAAAAGGAAATGAAAAAAATAGCCGCCGGCACCGTGGCCCAGGCCATGGTGCCGGACCCTGTCACGGTAACACCGGATACACCGGTCTGTGACATCGCAGCCATGATGGTTGAAAAGCATTTTCACACCATTCCCGTGGTTCAGGACGGTAAATTGCTGGGCATCGTGGGCAAGGAAGATGTGCTGAGGACTTTGATCAAATCATAA
- the nifJ gene encoding pyruvate:ferredoxin (flavodoxin) oxidoreductase, producing the protein MKKRMQTIDGNTAATHVAYAMSEVAAIYPITPSSPLGEIADAWASKGRKNIFGQILDIKQMQSEAGAAGAVHGSLAAGALTSTFTASQGLLLKIPNMYKIAGELLPCVFHVTARAISAHALSIFGDHQDVMAARQTGFAILASCSVQEAQDLALVAHLATMDSRVPFLHFFDGFRTSHEIQKIEMIEYEDMASLFNYDAYWAFKARAMNPEHPDTRGTAQNPDIYFQGREATNAFYLKVPAIVKNYMKKVGDLTGRYYQPFDYVGDPEADRVVVAMGSSCEAIEETIEKLNGTGERLGLVKVRLYRPFDIEEFLRTVPASVETLTVIDRTKEPGAVGEPLYQDVCTAFMEHGEGPRIIGGRYGLSSKEFNPSMVKAIYDNMKALSPKNHFTVGIIDDVTHTSLDVEKGFDAAPEGTISAKFWGLGSDGTVGANQSAIMIIGDNTDKYAQGYFAYDSKKSGGLTVSHLRFGNVKIKSTYLIEISDFVACHKSNYVEIYDVLKGLKEGGTFLLNSEWSTIADMEKHIPGHVRRTIYEKKLNFYNIDAVKIAGDVGLGNRINMIMQTCFFNLANVLPVEQAIELLKADIKKKFGKKGDAVVNMNIEAVDKTLDNLVKVDVPESWKDAVDEVKIQELATPFVDKVMRKINAQEGDDLPVSAFSVDGVFEAGTSQYEKRGVAINVPEWIAENCIQCNQCAFVCPHAAIIPILATADELKDAPASFATVDAKGKGLDQFKFRMQVNPLDCQGCGNCADICPAKTKALEMKPLASQVDVEKENHKFSLTVPFKTDVMKRDSLKGSQLWKPLLEFSGACSGCGETPYVKLITQLFGERMTVANATGCSSIWGASAPSMPYCTNADGQGPAWASSLFEDAAEYGYGMLLATKSRRKALAAKMEKAIEQGVSDELKAAMEGWIAGMDNLEESQKYGGELKQLLKDASSGILKEIYSENDLFVKRSHWVFGGDGWAYDIGFGGVDHVLASGDDINILVLDTEVYSNTGGQSSKATPTGAIAKYAASGKKIGKKDMARMMMSYGYIYVATISMGANKNQTLKALLEAESYPGPSLVIAYAPCINQGIKKGMGKTQEEMKLAVESGYWPIFRFNPQLTHEGKNPFTLDSKQPDGSLQEFLSGEVRFAALEKSFPEESKRLRAALGEEVEEKYAMLKMMADAGKKESDADKEE; encoded by the coding sequence ATGAAAAAAAGAATGCAGACCATTGACGGGAATACTGCGGCAACCCACGTGGCATACGCCATGAGTGAGGTGGCTGCGATTTACCCGATCACACCTTCCAGCCCTCTGGGTGAAATTGCCGACGCCTGGGCATCCAAGGGAAGAAAAAACATTTTCGGGCAGATTCTGGACATTAAGCAAATGCAGTCCGAGGCTGGTGCGGCCGGTGCTGTCCACGGCTCTCTTGCAGCAGGTGCTTTGACTTCCACCTTTACGGCATCCCAGGGATTATTGCTCAAGATACCCAATATGTATAAGATTGCAGGCGAATTACTTCCCTGTGTTTTTCATGTAACAGCCCGCGCCATTTCCGCCCATGCTTTATCCATCTTCGGAGACCACCAGGATGTTATGGCAGCCAGACAGACCGGATTTGCCATACTGGCCTCCTGCTCTGTTCAGGAAGCCCAGGACTTGGCCCTTGTGGCGCATCTTGCAACCATGGATTCCCGGGTGCCGTTCCTCCATTTTTTTGACGGGTTCAGAACCTCCCATGAAATTCAGAAAATTGAAATGATTGAATACGAGGACATGGCATCCCTGTTCAACTATGACGCTTACTGGGCATTCAAGGCCCGAGCCATGAACCCTGAACATCCCGATACCCGCGGAACCGCTCAAAATCCGGATATCTATTTCCAGGGCAGGGAAGCAACCAACGCCTTTTACCTCAAAGTGCCTGCCATTGTTAAAAACTATATGAAAAAGGTAGGAGATCTTACTGGTCGCTATTATCAGCCTTTTGATTATGTGGGTGACCCTGAAGCGGATCGCGTTGTTGTTGCCATGGGGTCCAGTTGCGAAGCCATTGAAGAGACCATTGAAAAGCTTAATGGTACGGGCGAACGCCTAGGGTTGGTAAAAGTACGTTTGTATAGACCTTTTGATATCGAGGAATTCCTGCGCACCGTCCCGGCTTCCGTGGAAACTCTTACCGTAATTGACAGGACCAAAGAACCCGGTGCCGTTGGCGAACCCCTGTACCAAGATGTCTGCACCGCCTTTATGGAACATGGGGAAGGTCCCCGGATCATCGGTGGCCGCTACGGGCTCTCCTCAAAGGAATTCAATCCTTCCATGGTCAAAGCTATATATGACAACATGAAGGCCTTGTCTCCGAAAAATCATTTCACAGTGGGGATCATTGACGACGTCACCCATACGTCACTGGATGTTGAAAAGGGTTTTGACGCAGCTCCGGAAGGCACCATATCCGCCAAATTCTGGGGTCTTGGTTCCGACGGAACCGTAGGTGCAAATCAGTCTGCCATCATGATTATTGGTGACAATACGGATAAATATGCCCAGGGGTATTTTGCCTATGACTCCAAAAAATCCGGCGGGCTGACCGTTTCCCATTTGCGATTTGGTAATGTAAAAATAAAAAGTACTTATCTGATTGAAATCTCGGATTTTGTAGCCTGCCACAAGTCCAACTATGTGGAGATTTACGATGTACTCAAGGGACTGAAAGAGGGAGGCACTTTCCTGCTTAACTCTGAATGGTCTACCATTGCAGATATGGAAAAACATATCCCGGGCCATGTGCGGCGCACCATATATGAGAAAAAACTGAATTTTTACAACATTGATGCGGTAAAAATTGCCGGTGACGTGGGCCTTGGTAATCGTATCAACATGATTATGCAGACCTGCTTTTTTAACCTTGCCAATGTGCTTCCCGTTGAACAGGCCATTGAACTGCTCAAAGCCGACATCAAAAAGAAATTCGGCAAAAAGGGCGATGCCGTTGTCAACATGAACATTGAGGCCGTGGACAAAACCCTGGACAACCTGGTGAAAGTGGATGTGCCTGAGTCCTGGAAAGACGCCGTGGACGAAGTTAAAATTCAGGAACTTGCCACACCCTTTGTGGACAAGGTTATGCGCAAAATAAATGCCCAGGAAGGTGATGACCTGCCGGTGTCCGCCTTTTCAGTGGACGGCGTGTTTGAAGCAGGCACATCCCAGTATGAAAAACGCGGCGTTGCCATTAATGTACCCGAATGGATTGCCGAAAATTGTATCCAGTGCAATCAGTGTGCCTTTGTTTGTCCCCATGCCGCCATTATCCCCATTTTGGCAACAGCTGATGAACTCAAAGACGCCCCGGCATCCTTTGCCACGGTTGACGCCAAAGGCAAGGGCTTGGATCAGTTCAAATTCAGAATGCAGGTCAACCCCCTTGACTGCCAGGGTTGCGGTAACTGTGCAGACATTTGCCCGGCCAAGACAAAAGCTCTTGAAATGAAACCATTGGCATCCCAGGTGGATGTAGAAAAAGAAAATCACAAATTTTCTTTGACCGTCCCATTCAAGACAGATGTCATGAAACGGGATAGCCTCAAGGGAAGTCAGTTGTGGAAACCGTTGCTTGAATTCTCCGGCGCATGCTCAGGCTGCGGAGAAACCCCGTATGTAAAATTGATCACCCAGCTTTTTGGCGAGAGAATGACCGTTGCCAATGCCACTGGCTGTTCCTCCATCTGGGGCGCATCTGCACCGTCTATGCCCTATTGCACCAATGCCGACGGCCAGGGTCCTGCCTGGGCATCTTCCCTGTTTGAGGATGCTGCCGAATACGGTTACGGCATGTTGCTGGCCACCAAATCCAGGCGTAAAGCCCTGGCCGCAAAGATGGAAAAGGCCATTGAACAGGGTGTCTCAGATGAGCTTAAAGCTGCCATGGAAGGCTGGATCGCCGGCATGGATAATCTTGAAGAGTCCCAAAAATACGGTGGTGAGCTTAAGCAGCTGCTTAAAGATGCTTCCTCTGGTATTCTGAAAGAGATCTATAGTGAAAATGATCTGTTCGTGAAAAGATCCCATTGGGTTTTCGGCGGTGACGGCTGGGCTTATGATATTGGTTTCGGCGGTGTGGACCATGTACTGGCATCCGGGGATGACATTAATATCCTGGTGCTGGATACCGAAGTCTACTCCAACACGGGCGGTCAGTCCTCTAAAGCCACGCCCACCGGTGCCATTGCCAAATATGCCGCATCCGGAAAGAAAATTGGGAAAAAAGATATGGCCCGGATGATGATGAGCTATGGGTATATTTATGTTGCAACCATTTCCATGGGTGCCAACAAGAACCAGACGCTTAAGGCGCTCCTGGAAGCGGAAAGTTATCCCGGACCCTCCTTGGTCATCGCCTATGCCCCATGCATCAACCAGGGTATAAAAAAAGGTATGGGTAAAACCCAGGAAGAAATGAAATTGGCTGTTGAATCCGGTTACTGGCCCATTTTCCGGTTCAACCCCCAGCTTACCCATGAAGGTAAAAATCCCTTTACCCTTGACTCCAAACAACCCGACGGTAGCCTGCAGGAGTTCTTAAGCGGTGAAGTGCGGTTTGCGGCTCTGGAAAAAAGCTTTCCCGAGGAGTCCAAACGTTTAAGGGCAGCCCTTGGAGAAGAAGTTGAGGAAAAATATGCCATGCTTAAAATGATGGCAGATGCCGGCAAAAAAGAATCAGATGCCGATAAAGAAGAATAA
- a CDS encoding alpha-ketoacid dehydrogenase subunit beta — protein sequence MSQKTFGNAINDALSTAMDMDDTVFIAGEGVGVSIHHDPNMPTYGLLDKFGRRRVKDTPVSEAAIAGLAVGASCMGLRPVVEIMFFPFITLASDMLVNHAGKLRYMSGGKSSFPLTVRVKAGVGFGAGSQHSHNLEAWIAHSPGLKIVWPSTVEDAKGLLLSAIFDPDPVIVVEDMMLYRMKGECPDADIRTPLGKARVAAPGTDCTVIAYGLALYTAMKAIEPLIEKGISCEVIDLRSLVPLDKTCILESVRKTGRLVVVHEANRFCGFGAELAAMVAEEAFYDLKGPVKRVGAPQIPVPVASSLEKVFIPGPEDVVRAVLETMGK from the coding sequence ATGAGTCAAAAAACGTTTGGAAATGCAATAAACGACGCGCTTTCCACTGCCATGGATATGGATGACACCGTATTTATTGCCGGAGAAGGGGTGGGCGTGTCCATCCATCACGACCCCAACATGCCAACCTACGGCCTTCTGGATAAATTTGGGCGACGCCGGGTGAAAGATACGCCGGTGAGTGAGGCGGCCATTGCCGGGCTCGCTGTGGGGGCGTCCTGCATGGGGCTGCGGCCGGTTGTGGAGATCATGTTTTTCCCGTTCATTACCCTGGCCAGCGACATGCTGGTCAACCACGCCGGAAAATTGCGCTACATGAGCGGCGGCAAATCAAGCTTTCCACTGACCGTGCGGGTCAAAGCCGGTGTCGGGTTTGGCGCCGGCAGCCAGCACTCTCACAATCTGGAAGCGTGGATAGCCCACAGCCCGGGTCTGAAAATCGTCTGGCCGTCAACTGTAGAGGATGCCAAGGGGTTGCTTCTCAGTGCAATCTTTGACCCGGATCCGGTCATCGTGGTCGAAGATATGATGCTCTACCGGATGAAAGGAGAGTGCCCGGATGCAGACATCCGCACCCCCCTGGGCAAGGCCCGGGTGGCCGCACCGGGTACTGACTGCACCGTGATTGCTTATGGTCTGGCACTCTACACTGCTATGAAAGCTATTGAACCCTTAATTGAGAAAGGCATCTCGTGTGAGGTAATTGATCTGCGGTCTCTGGTGCCTTTAGACAAAACCTGTATCCTTGAATCGGTCCGTAAGACAGGGCGCTTGGTTGTTGTACACGAGGCCAACCGTTTTTGCGGCTTTGGGGCGGAATTGGCCGCGATGGTGGCCGAGGAGGCTTTCTATGATTTGAAGGGGCCTGTCAAACGCGTTGGTGCACCGCAGATCCCGGTACCTGTCGCATCAAGCCTTGAAAAGGTCTTTATACCCGGTCCGGAGGATGTTGTCAGAGCGGTTTTGGAGACGATGGGCAAATAA
- a CDS encoding SAM-dependent methyltransferase: MKGKKKQTKGGKPAKKGGRSGQWADHLTQKAKSMGYPARSVFKLEDIQNKFQIIKKGDTVLDLGCSPGSWTLYAAKLVGDQGRVLGIDLKVVETKLPPNALTIQDDILKPENPAFIEPHTGAFNAVISDMAPATTGRKDVDAIRSFELCRMALDTALKNLAFHGNFVCKIFQGNDFKTFEQEVKAAFKECRVFKPESCRKQSKEIYIIGKEKIK; encoded by the coding sequence TTGAAGGGTAAAAAAAAACAGACAAAAGGGGGAAAGCCCGCAAAAAAGGGCGGCAGGAGTGGCCAGTGGGCGGATCATCTCACACAAAAAGCCAAATCCATGGGATATCCTGCCCGGTCCGTGTTTAAGCTTGAAGATATTCAGAATAAATTTCAAATTATAAAAAAAGGGGACACCGTGCTTGATCTTGGGTGTTCACCGGGATCCTGGACCCTTTATGCGGCAAAACTTGTGGGTGACCAAGGCCGCGTACTCGGTATTGATTTAAAAGTGGTTGAAACAAAACTGCCACCCAATGCGTTAACCATCCAGGATGATATTCTAAAACCCGAAAACCCGGCTTTTATTGAGCCCCATACCGGTGCGTTTAACGCCGTGATCAGCGACATGGCCCCGGCCACCACAGGCAGAAAAGATGTGGATGCCATCCGCTCTTTTGAACTGTGCCGCATGGCCCTTGACACAGCCTTGAAAAATTTGGCTTTTCACGGTAATTTTGTGTGTAAAATTTTCCAGGGAAACGACTTTAAAACGTTTGAGCAGGAAGTGAAGGCAGCGTTTAAGGAGTGCCGGGTGTTTAAGCCCGAAAGCTGCAGAAAACAAAGCAAAGAAATTTATATCATAGGAAAAGAAAAGATAAAATAA
- a CDS encoding YebC/PmpR family DNA-binding transcriptional regulator — translation MSGHSKWSTIKHKKGAADKKRAKIFTKLIKEITVAARMGGGDPGANPRLRHAIDTAKAQNMPKDNVDRAIKKGTGDMDGVNYEEIIYEGYGPGGVAVMVECLTDNKNRTIADVRYIFNKAGGNVGTDGCVAWMFDKKGVITISKENADEDTLMEVAIDAGAEDIKDEGDSFDVLTAPEDFDAVKDAIDGAQISCEVAEISMVPQNTTAVSGKEAEQMIAFMEALDDNDDIQNFYTNADIPDEAFDAM, via the coding sequence ATGTCAGGACATAGTAAATGGTCGACCATCAAACACAAAAAAGGGGCGGCCGATAAAAAGCGGGCAAAAATATTTACCAAGCTGATTAAGGAAATTACAGTCGCGGCCCGTATGGGCGGGGGGGATCCTGGCGCCAATCCCCGGCTACGCCATGCCATTGACACGGCCAAAGCCCAAAATATGCCCAAGGACAATGTGGATCGGGCCATTAAAAAGGGTACCGGAGACATGGACGGGGTCAACTACGAGGAAATCATATATGAAGGATATGGGCCCGGCGGTGTAGCAGTGATGGTAGAATGCCTCACGGATAACAAGAACCGGACCATTGCCGATGTCAGATATATCTTTAACAAGGCAGGCGGGAATGTGGGTACGGACGGTTGCGTGGCCTGGATGTTTGATAAAAAGGGGGTGATTACCATTTCCAAGGAAAATGCAGACGAAGACACCCTCATGGAAGTGGCCATTGACGCCGGGGCTGAAGATATCAAGGACGAAGGAGACAGCTTTGATGTGCTCACCGCACCCGAAGATTTTGATGCGGTCAAAGATGCTATTGATGGCGCACAGATATCCTGTGAGGTGGCTGAAATCTCCATGGTTCCCCAAAACACCACAGCCGTATCAGGCAAAGAAGCAGAGCAGATGATCGCATTTATGGAGGCCCTGGACGACAATGATGATATCCAGAATTTTTATACCAACGCTGATATCCCGGATGAGGCTTTTGACGCCATGTAA
- the ppsA gene encoding phosphoenolpyruvate synthase gives MGKNMHKDQKPFVAWFKDLSIDDVPLVGGKNASLGEMYRNLSPKGVSIPNGFAVTAHAYTYLLEKSKAMDRVREILSDLDTHDMDNLQERGARVRNLIRSLEFPGELYKEIAKAYAKLEEEYGKNVDVAVRSSATAEDLPDASFAGQQDSYLNICGVEDLVDACHRCFASLFTNRAISYREDKHFDHFSIALSIAVQKMVRSDLASSGVMFSIDTESGFQDAVFITGAYGLGENVVQGAVNPDEWYVFKPTLKQGFKPIIMKKTGGKAIKMIYTTDAKQPTKNVAVPDEDRRRLVLRDEEVVELSRMACVIEDHYSEKAGYLKPMDIEWAKDGETGKLFIVQARPETVHTLKDKAVLREFLLKEKGEVVCTGQSVGELIGQGGVNVIKSAQMISQFQKGQVLVTDMTDPDWEPVMKIAGAIVTNRGGRTCHAAIVSRELGIPCIVGAGNATTRMQTGQEVTVDCSQGSVGYVFEGLLPYEIKETNLETLPKTKTKIMLNLASPEQAFEKSFIPNHGVGLAREEFIISSYIKIHPLALLRYEELGDEILKRAIADMTIGYSDKSDYFVDKLAEGVGMLAAAFYPKPVIVRLSDFKTNEYANLIGGTQFEPDEENPMIGWRGASRYYAKEYKEAFGLECKAMLKIRNEMGLHNVQVMIPFCRTLDEAGQVIETMAEFGLRQGENGFKVICMCEIPSNVILAEEYLEIFDGFSIGTNDLTQLVLGVDRDSSLVSHVYDERNPAVKKMVRQVIEIAVKKGKYIGICGQAPSDYLEFAEFVVECGIETMSLNPDTVIKTTLAVAELEKKLGL, from the coding sequence ATGGGCAAAAATATGCACAAGGATCAAAAGCCGTTCGTGGCCTGGTTCAAGGATCTGAGCATTGACGACGTTCCCTTGGTGGGCGGCAAGAATGCCAGCCTGGGAGAGATGTACCGTAATCTGAGCCCCAAGGGGGTGAGCATCCCCAATGGATTCGCAGTGACCGCTCATGCCTATACCTATTTGTTGGAAAAGTCCAAGGCCATGGACAGGGTTCGGGAAATATTGTCCGACTTGGACACCCACGACATGGACAATCTTCAGGAACGCGGGGCCAGAGTCAGGAATCTGATCCGCAGCCTGGAATTTCCAGGTGAGCTGTATAAGGAAATAGCCAAGGCCTACGCCAAACTGGAAGAGGAATACGGCAAGAACGTGGATGTCGCCGTGCGTTCCTCGGCAACGGCCGAAGATTTGCCGGACGCCAGTTTCGCTGGGCAGCAAGACAGTTATCTGAATATCTGTGGTGTGGAAGACCTGGTGGACGCCTGCCACCGCTGTTTCGCCTCCCTGTTCACCAATCGGGCCATCTCCTACCGCGAAGACAAGCACTTTGACCATTTTTCCATCGCCCTGTCCATTGCCGTACAAAAGATGGTTAGAAGCGATCTGGCCTCAAGCGGGGTTATGTTCAGCATAGACACGGAATCCGGCTTTCAGGACGCGGTTTTTATCACCGGTGCCTACGGATTGGGGGAAAACGTGGTCCAGGGTGCGGTTAATCCGGATGAATGGTACGTGTTTAAGCCCACGCTCAAGCAGGGCTTCAAACCCATCATCATGAAAAAGACCGGCGGTAAGGCCATAAAAATGATTTACACCACGGATGCCAAACAGCCCACCAAGAACGTGGCCGTGCCGGACGAGGACCGCCGCCGTCTCGTGCTTAGGGACGAGGAGGTGGTGGAACTGAGCCGGATGGCCTGCGTCATTGAGGATCACTATTCGGAAAAGGCCGGATATCTTAAACCCATGGATATCGAATGGGCCAAGGACGGCGAGACCGGTAAGCTGTTTATTGTCCAGGCCAGGCCTGAGACGGTGCACACTTTGAAGGACAAGGCCGTTCTCAGGGAATTTCTCCTCAAGGAGAAGGGCGAGGTGGTGTGCACGGGCCAGTCCGTGGGCGAACTCATCGGCCAGGGTGGGGTCAACGTGATCAAGTCCGCCCAGATGATTTCCCAGTTCCAGAAAGGACAAGTGTTGGTTACGGACATGACCGACCCGGACTGGGAACCGGTGATGAAAATCGCCGGGGCAATTGTCACCAACCGGGGTGGGCGTACCTGCCACGCGGCTATTGTCAGCCGTGAACTGGGCATTCCCTGTATCGTGGGCGCCGGCAACGCCACCACCCGGATGCAAACCGGCCAGGAAGTGACCGTGGACTGCTCCCAAGGCAGCGTTGGTTACGTGTTTGAGGGCCTTTTACCCTACGAGATTAAAGAGACGAACCTGGAAACCCTGCCCAAGACCAAAACCAAGATCATGCTGAACCTGGCCAGCCCGGAGCAGGCCTTTGAAAAGAGCTTCATCCCAAATCATGGGGTGGGCCTGGCCCGTGAGGAATTCATCATCAGCTCTTATATCAAAATTCATCCGCTGGCCCTTTTGAGGTACGAGGAGCTGGGCGACGAGATTTTGAAACGGGCCATAGCGGATATGACCATCGGCTACAGCGACAAGAGCGACTATTTCGTGGATAAGCTGGCCGAGGGCGTGGGCATGCTGGCCGCAGCCTTTTATCCCAAACCGGTCATTGTCCGGCTCTCGGATTTCAAGACCAACGAGTACGCCAACCTCATCGGCGGCACCCAGTTCGAGCCGGACGAGGAAAATCCGATGATCGGATGGCGCGGGGCCTCGCGTTATTATGCCAAGGAATACAAGGAGGCTTTCGGCTTGGAATGCAAGGCCATGCTCAAGATCAGGAACGAAATGGGGCTTCATAACGTCCAGGTGATGATTCCCTTCTGCCGCACGCTGGATGAGGCCGGACAGGTGATAGAAACCATGGCCGAATTCGGCCTGCGCCAGGGAGAAAACGGATTTAAGGTGATCTGCATGTGCGAGATACCGTCCAACGTCATCCTGGCCGAAGAATATCTGGAAATTTTTGACGGCTTTTCCATAGGCACCAATGACCTGACACAATTGGTGCTCGGCGTGGACCGGGATTCGTCCCTTGTCTCCCATGTGTATGACGAGCGCAATCCGGCGGTGAAAAAGATGGTCCGCCAGGTGATCGAGATTGCCGTAAAAAAGGGCAAGTACATCGGAATCTGTGGCCAGGCCCCCAGCGATTACCTGGAGTTTGCGGAATTTGTGGTGGAATGCGGTATTGAGACCATGTCCCTTAACCCGGACACGGTGATCAAGACCACCCTGGCCGTGGCCGAACTGGAAAAAAAATTGGGCTTATAA
- a CDS encoding ferritin family protein: MFTLNDLFDITIKMEENGRDVYLKALKQIDNRELESLVQWMADEENRHKSWFEEQKNSLSPSSQDLDIMLPGVIKEMMGNNTLSLNELNFSEISTPVQMLETFILFENDTILFYKFLEAFVESKSVKAGLHQIIAEETAHVDKISAMIQSFKPGGD; this comes from the coding sequence ATGTTTACACTCAATGATTTGTTCGATATTACCATAAAAATGGAAGAAAACGGCCGGGACGTGTATCTAAAAGCGTTAAAGCAAATCGACAACAGAGAACTTGAAAGTCTTGTTCAATGGATGGCCGATGAAGAAAACCGGCACAAATCCTGGTTTGAAGAACAGAAAAACAGCCTTTCTCCAAGCAGTCAGGATCTTGATATCATGCTTCCCGGTGTGATTAAAGAGATGATGGGGAACAACACCCTGTCTCTAAATGAACTGAATTTTTCAGAGATCTCCACGCCGGTGCAGATGCTTGAAACATTCATTCTGTTTGAAAATGATACGATTCTGTTTTACAAATTTCTGGAAGCCTTTGTGGAATCCAAATCTGTCAAAGCAGGCCTGCACCAGATCATCGCTGAAGAAACCGCCCATGTGGACAAAATATCCGCCATGATCCAATCGTTTAAGCCTGGAGGGGATTAA
- the radA gene encoding DNA repair protein RadA has product MAKKKDKIIFRCKTCGTQTPKWMGQCPDCGDWDSLIEETLVVRTPGVTGAARPAIAARPVPIESVKVSSSLRMDTGINEFDRVLGGGIVRGSLVLIGGDPGIGKSTLMLQVLSTLAKAGKKCLYVSGEESIGQLSMRGKRLGSMGNSLFVVSETDLEAILAMAEKDQYDAMVVDSIQTVFHPQVTSTPGSITQIREASMQFMRLSKTVGLPIFLVGHVTKGGAIAGPRIMEHMVDTVLYFEGDKNHIFRILRAVKNRFGSTNEIGVFEMRDQGLTQVPNPSAVFLSERALVAPGSVVTASMEGSRPILVEIQGLVSTSGLGTPRRTVLGLDTNRVALIVAVMEKRLGMNLAGLDIFMNVTGGVRITEPSADLAIAAALASSFLDRPVHKETTLIGEVGLTGEIRAVSHAQARIKEAAKMGFTRCLVPTATMKQLSKIKGMTIESVSFLRDAVEVLFEG; this is encoded by the coding sequence GTGGCAAAAAAGAAAGATAAAATCATATTCCGTTGTAAAACCTGCGGAACACAAACGCCTAAATGGATGGGTCAGTGTCCGGACTGTGGCGACTGGGACAGCCTTATTGAGGAGACCCTGGTGGTTCGAACCCCGGGTGTGACAGGCGCGGCCCGACCGGCCATTGCAGCCAGGCCCGTACCCATTGAATCTGTTAAGGTCTCATCTTCCCTGCGTATGGACACCGGTATCAATGAATTTGACCGGGTCCTGGGCGGCGGCATTGTACGCGGCTCCCTTGTGCTTATTGGCGGGGATCCCGGGATCGGTAAATCCACGCTCATGCTCCAGGTATTGTCCACCTTGGCAAAGGCCGGAAAAAAATGTCTGTATGTATCCGGCGAGGAATCCATCGGCCAACTCTCCATGCGGGGAAAACGCCTGGGATCGATGGGCAATTCTTTGTTTGTGGTCTCTGAAACAGATCTTGAGGCGATTCTTGCCATGGCGGAAAAAGATCAATATGACGCCATGGTTGTGGATTCCATTCAAACTGTATTTCACCCCCAGGTCACGTCAACCCCGGGCAGCATCACCCAGATAAGAGAAGCATCCATGCAGTTCATGCGCCTGTCCAAAACCGTGGGCCTTCCCATTTTTCTTGTGGGACATGTCACCAAGGGCGGTGCCATTGCAGGCCCCAGAATCATGGAGCACATGGTAGACACGGTGCTCTATTTTGAAGGGGATAAAAACCATATCTTTCGAATTCTTCGGGCCGTAAAAAATCGTTTCGGGTCCACCAATGAGATCGGGGTGTTTGAAATGCGGGACCAGGGATTGACCCAGGTGCCTAACCCGTCGGCTGTATTTTTGTCCGAACGGGCTCTGGTGGCCCCGGGTTCTGTGGTGACAGCAAGTATGGAAGGGTCCCGCCCCATTTTGGTGGAAATCCAGGGATTGGTCTCCACGTCAGGACTGGGTACGCCCCGGCGAACGGTTCTCGGACTGGACACCAACCGGGTGGCCCTGATCGTGGCGGTGATGGAAAAGCGATTGGGCATGAACCTGGCCGGTCTGGACATTTTTATGAATGTCACAGGCGGTGTCCGCATCACCGAACCCTCGGCGGATCTTGCCATTGCAGCCGCGCTTGCCTCAAGCTTTCTGGACCGCCCGGTACACAAGGAGACCACGCTAATCGGCGAAGTCGGCCTTACCGGCGAGATTCGGGCGGTCAGCCATGCCCAGGCCAGGATCAAAGAAGCCGCCAAAATGGGATTCACACGGTGCCTTGTGCCCACGGCCACCATGAAGCAATTATCAAAAATCAAAGGCATGACCATTGAAAGCGTCAGTTTTTTAAGGGATGCCGTGGAGGTTTTGTTTGAAGGGTAA